One region of Armigeres subalbatus isolate Guangzhou_Male chromosome 3, GZ_Asu_2, whole genome shotgun sequence genomic DNA includes:
- the LOC134226216 gene encoding zinc finger protein 708-like translates to MLTQINNNNNIKINLETIPFPTYYYENHVLKSNQGLEMAISEVNYLLCCRICLGFEEDECFLDLFSATLPETTVELREALQKSTGIEYNQEDSLPSKICQSCLQRLQDTYNFISECIDNSSVLESLKEHALSLTNSKEEDDLQVNNTASDIEESFSEISVEVAPNVTELLQIECLQTPNERYAIYELNDGYVEQQSDITPKTEALATNVETAHDKPTIEEQAPDAVDFILRNLMPADKERRKRSMPTERRYQCQVCDKTFQRKSNLVDHLRLHANVKLFACSYCSAAFVQAGNLKSHIRKHTLEKPFKCDHCGKSYSQSGALKTHIRTHTNERNYVCDICNKAFTNSSDLNKHKMTHSDLRFYQCVLCSQRYFIQKVHLKKHLRSFHRDANCEELLEQGTLKKGVAVERHR, encoded by the exons ATGCTAACTCAAATcaacaataacaataatatTAAGATAAATCTTGAAACCATTCCCTTCCCAACGTATTACTACGAAAATCACGTTTTAAAATCAAACCAAGGGCTCGAAATGGCCATTTCGGAAGTAAACTATCTCCTTTGCTGCAGAATATGTTTGGGTTTCGAAGAGGACGAATGCTTCCTGGATCTCTTCAGTGCCACACTGCCGGAAACGACCGTGGAATTGCGAGAGGCTTTGCAGAAATCAACTGGAATAGAG TACAATCAGGAAGACAGCTTACCTTCAAAGATATGCCAATCGTGTCTTCAACGTCTCCAAGACACTTACAACTTTATTTCGGAATGTATCGATAATAGCTCCGTTCTAGAATCCCTTAAAGAGCATGCCCTATCGCTCACAAATTCAAAAGAGGAAGATGATTTACAAGTCAATAACACAGCATCAGATATTGAAGAATCATTTAGCGAAATTAGCGTAGAAGTAGCCCCAAACGTAACGGAACTCCTACAAATTGAGTGTCTGCAAACACCGAACGAAAGGTACGCGATATACGAACTGAACGATGGCTACGTTGAACAACAATCGGACATCACACCAAAGACGGAAGCTCTCGCAACGAACGTTGAGACAGCTCATGACAAGCCAACGATCGAAGAACAAGCCCCCGATGCAGTGGACTTCATTCTGCGCAACCTAATGCCAGCAGACAAGGAAAGGCGAAAGAGATCGATGCCAACGGAACGGCGATATCAATGTCAGGTGTGTGACAAAACCTTCCAGCGGAAATCCAACTTGGTTGATCATCTGCGGCTGCACGCCAACGTGAAGCTGTTTGCGTGCAGCTACTGCAGTGCGGCCTTCGTGCAGGCCGGAAATCTGAAGAGCCACATCCGGAAGCACACCTTGGAGAAGCCGTTCAAGTGTGACCATTGCGGGAAGAGCTACAGCCAATCCGGCGCACTTAAGACTCACATCAG AACCCATACCAACGAGCGGAACTACGTGTGCGATATATGCAATAAAGCCTTCACTAACAGCTCTGATTTGAATAAGCACAAAATGACTCACTCCGATCTGCGCTTTTACCAGTGCGTTTTGTGCAGCCAAAGGTACTTCATTCAGAAGGTACACCTCAAAAAGCATTTGAGATCGTTCCACCGGGATGCCAACTGCGAAGAGTTACTCGAACAGGGCACGCTAAAGAAAGGCGTCGCCGTGGAGCGACATCGATAG
- the LOC134219291 gene encoding histone H4 transcription factor: MGRKRKIDASAKIAVTQKQIKKEVLHDDDAGNDSQKEEQKVFAGEDSKTNKNTWIDKCQQWVAEQREQVAEPPPPEPDVDDETPMDEPAELPPGAAEPLRKALKHYNEKEILNSVMYECEWLKCGFETTEDIAYVAHVEAHAFQYLEKQQEEDEDLVCFWDVCDFRTSSRSELESHVHFHAYHNRVKTYGASLSRIISIPRCNGDSRRRNCIDGFKTQFRCEWSDCGEHFIRVQPFFAHVNYHVHDQFPVDRKSTKKQLQCQWDGCTQVYLRRSLALDHVRRHSTERSIGCYTCGAIFGSRLKFMDHCRRQVEYHNREYRCPECDKLFATKQLMNDHKNIHNKKFKCPLCPMMWPSRKAMTYHIRYRHVDVKPFECHICGHRTVTKADLEEHVLTHDERRMFRCEEFGCEATYKCQRSLKKHVDSVHYGAGPGIYACHLCPIQYKAGATLSRHLIRAHRYKRPPGYNRFTYRANQHGILQLSSVTPGEGRESSVEHEYVIEEISSPPDADKPEVIKPDYSENNPSLPETFTSFAINELDSVNPNTISIKLQPAEELPKSVYQKRTCTATTAEVESAEQMNDSETTSDNTLPCLNMKIEVEEPQISSIVSKSIDDFTVMKRYLKVEKSVVISYEEMDSSGSVIRSETVQTTELNREKLLKGELP, encoded by the exons ATGGGCCGCAAACGAAAAATAGACGCTTCGGCGAAGATTGCTGTTACTCAAAAACAAATCAAGAAGGAAGTGCTGCATGACGATGATGCCGGAAATGATTCACAAAAAGAGGAGCAAAAAGTATTTGCTGGTGAAGATTCCAAGACGAACAAAAACACATGGATAGACAAGTGCCAGCAGTGGGTAGCGGAACAGCGAGAACAAGTGGCTGAGCCACCGCCGCCGGAGCCGGATGTCGATGATGAAACACCGATGGACGAACCGGCGGAACTACCGCCGGGAGCTGCG GAACCGCTTCGTAAAGCACTAAAGCATTACAACGAGAAGGAAATATTGAACTCGGTCATGTATGAATGCGAGTGGCTCAAGTGCGGATTCGAAACAACCGAAGACATCGCTTACGTTGCTCATGTTGAAGCTCATGCCTTTCAGTATCTTGAGAAGCAGCAGGAAGAAGATGAAG ATTTAGTATGCTTCTGGGACGTATGCGACTTCCGCACTTCCTCCCGAAGTGAGCTGGAAAGTCACGTGCACTTTCATGCGTATCACAATCGCGTCAAAACGTACGGCGCCAGCCTCAGTAGGATTATCAGCATTCCACGGTGCAACGGCGATAGCCGTCGGAGAAACTGTATCGACGGTTTCAAAACGCAGTTCCGATGCGAGTGGTCCGACTGTGGGGAGCATTTCATCAGGGTTCAACCGTTTTTTGCGCACGTGAACTATCACGTGCACGACCAGTTTCCGGTGGATCGGAAATCCACTAAGAAACAGTTGCAATGTCAGTGGGATGGATGCACGCAGGTCTATCTACGGCGCAGTTTGGCGTTGGATCACGTGCGCAGACACTCCACGGAACGTTCCATCGGATGCTACACGTGCGGCGCTATATTCGGGTCGCGGTTGAAGTTCATGGACCACTGTAGGCGTCAAGTCGAGTACCACA ATCGAGAGTATCGTTGTCCGGAGTGCGACAAACTGTTCGCAACGAAGCAGCTAATGAATGACCATAAAAACATTCATAACAAGAAGTTCAAATGTCCGTTGTGTCCAATGATGTGGCCCTCGAGAAAGGCGATGACATATCATATACGATACCGACACGTTGATGTGAAGCCTTTCGAATGTCATATTTGTGGTCACCG CACAGTGACAAAAGCTGATCTGGAAGAACATGTACTAACGCATGATGAAAGGAGGATGTTTCGGTGCGAGGAATTTGGTTGTGAAGCCACTTACAAATGCCAGCGGTCTTTAAAAAAG CATGTCGATTCAGTCCATTATGGTGCTGGTCCGGGTATTTACGCATGCCACCTATGCCCAATTCAGTACAAAGCCGGTGCAACATTGTCGAGGCATCTGATCCGGGCCCACCGGTACAAACGGCCACCTGGCTACAACCGATTCACCTATCGGGCCAATCAACACGGCATTCTGCAATTATCTTCGGTAACGCCCGGCGAAGGAAGAGAATCATCCGTCGAACATGAGTATGTAATCGAAGAAATATCGAGTCCTCCTGACGCCGACAAACCAGAAGTGATTAAGCCCGATTATAGTGAAAACAATCCATCACTGCCGGAAACTTTCACCAGTTTCGCCATCAACGAACTGGATTCCGTCAATCCGAACACCATCTCGATCAAACTACAGCCGGCGGAAGAACTGCCTAAATCCGTCTACCAGAAGCGAACCTGCACCGCCACGACAGCCGAAGTGGAATCAGCGGAGCAGATGAATGATAGCGAAACCACGTCCGACAACACGCTGCCATGTTTGAACATGAAGATTGAAGTCGAGGAGCCGCAAATATCGTCGATAGTGTCTAAAAGCATCGACGATTTTACGGTCATGAAGCGCTACCTGAAGGTGGAGAAATCGGTGGTGATTTCCTATGAGGAAATGGATTCCAGCGGCAGCGTGATACGGAGTGAAACCGTGCAGACAACCGAGTTAAATCGAGAAAAGCTCCTCAAAGGAGAACTTCCCTAA